One genomic window of Clostridioides sp. ES-S-0054-01 includes the following:
- the pheA gene encoding prephenate dehydratase, translating into MEDLTRYRHEIDNIDKELIQLFEKRMNTVLEIAKHKMKNNTAILQKDREEKVLSRAVDNLDNKVYSQETIQFFNSIMEISRGLQKRLMGNDSEQKIEYSLDSSNKKFDLSNIDKYKSLKCELNKKNILVGFPGISGSFTEEALNKFFKKTISKKQFKEFEDVFIALKNKEIDYGIIPIENSSTGAISETYDLLKNYGFYIVGEECIKIDQNLIGIKGTKLEDIKEIYSHPQGIGQSSEFLKQNSTWKLIPFNNTATSAELVKKLQDKTKAAIASKKAASIYGLEIISPCINDITNNYTRFVVISNQIHIEEESNKMSVVFSVEHEAGRLYKVLGYFAENNINMTKIESRPMKNASWRYFFYIDFECSIYNPKVYDLLELIKHNTAYFKFMGVYKNKTE; encoded by the coding sequence ATGGAGGATTTAACAAGATATAGACATGAAATTGATAATATAGATAAAGAGCTTATTCAATTATTTGAAAAGAGAATGAATACAGTTCTTGAAATTGCTAAACATAAAATGAAAAATAACACTGCTATACTTCAAAAAGATAGAGAAGAAAAAGTATTAAGTAGAGCTGTAGATAATTTAGATAATAAAGTATATTCACAAGAAACTATACAATTTTTTAATTCTATAATGGAAATTAGTAGAGGGTTACAAAAAAGATTAATGGGTAATGATAGTGAGCAGAAAATTGAATATAGTCTAGATTCATCAAATAAGAAATTTGATTTGTCAAATATAGATAAATATAAGTCTTTGAAATGCGAATTAAATAAAAAAAATATCCTAGTAGGGTTTCCAGGTATATCAGGTTCATTTACAGAAGAAGCACTAAATAAATTCTTCAAAAAAACAATTTCAAAAAAACAATTTAAAGAATTCGAAGATGTTTTTATTGCTCTTAAAAATAAAGAAATAGACTATGGAATAATACCCATAGAAAATTCATCCACAGGAGCTATTTCTGAAACTTATGACCTATTAAAAAACTACGGTTTTTATATAGTTGGAGAAGAATGCATAAAAATAGACCAGAATTTAATTGGGATAAAAGGTACAAAACTTGAAGATATAAAAGAAATATATTCTCACCCACAAGGTATAGGACAAAGTAGTGAGTTTTTAAAACAAAATAGTACTTGGAAGCTAATACCATTTAATAATACAGCAACAAGTGCTGAACTTGTAAAAAAACTTCAAGATAAAACAAAAGCAGCAATTGCAAGCAAAAAAGCTGCAAGTATTTATGGATTAGAAATAATAAGCCCTTGTATAAATGATATTACAAATAACTATACAAGGTTTGTGGTAATCAGTAATCAAATACACATTGAGGAAGAGTCAAACAAGATGAGTGTAGTATTTTCTGTTGAACATGAAGCAGGAAGACTTTATAAAGTGCTTGGATACTTTGCGGAAAATAACATAAATATGACAAAAATAGAATCAAGACCTATGAAGAACGCTTCATGGAGATATTTCTTTTATATAGATTTTGAGTGTTCTATATATAACCCTAAAGTATATGATTTATTAGAATTGATAAAGCATAATACAGCATATTTTAAATTTATGGGAGTATATAAAAATAAAACTGAATAA
- the aroC gene encoding chorismate synthase → MSGIWGNNLKISIFGESHGNAIGINIDGLPSGIELDLEKIDKEMKRRAPGKNSISTSRNESDIPEILSGYFNGRTTGTPLCAIIRNSDTRSKDYGELKNLMRPGHADFTGHVRYSGFNDYRGGGHFSGRITAPLVFCGAICKQILLQKGIEIGAHIKKIKNIEDMSFDYVGITKQQLSNLQTLELPLLDLSKEEAMKNTIIDAKNQGDSVGGIVECAVVGVNVGIGNPFFDSVESTLSHLLFSVPSVKGVEFGLGFKLTDMYGSQSNDEMYYEGIQVKSKTNNNGGIIGGITTGMPIIFKVAIKPTPSISRQQNTVNIKYKKDDILSIKGRHDPCIVQRAIPVIEAVTAIGIFDLMKGR, encoded by the coding sequence ATGAGTGGAATATGGGGAAATAATTTAAAAATATCCATTTTTGGAGAATCTCATGGAAATGCTATAGGTATAAATATAGATGGTCTTCCTTCAGGAATTGAACTTGACCTTGAGAAGATTGATAAAGAAATGAAGAGAAGAGCGCCTGGAAAAAATTCTATATCTACCTCAAGAAATGAAAGTGATATACCAGAAATTCTAAGTGGATATTTTAATGGAAGAACTACAGGAACGCCATTATGTGCAATCATAAGAAATAGTGATACTCGCTCAAAAGATTACGGAGAGCTTAAAAATTTAATGAGACCAGGACATGCGGATTTCACAGGACATGTGAGATATTCTGGATTTAATGACTACAGAGGAGGAGGTCATTTTTCAGGTAGGATAACAGCTCCATTGGTATTTTGTGGTGCTATATGTAAACAGATTTTATTGCAAAAAGGAATAGAGATAGGTGCACACATAAAAAAAATTAAAAATATAGAAGATATGAGTTTTGATTATGTAGGTATTACAAAACAACAGTTATCAAATTTACAAACTTTAGAACTACCTTTACTCGATTTATCAAAGGAAGAGGCTATGAAAAATACTATTATAGATGCAAAAAATCAAGGAGATTCAGTTGGTGGCATAGTTGAATGTGCGGTGGTAGGTGTTAATGTAGGAATTGGAAATCCATTTTTTGATTCTGTTGAATCTACTCTATCACATTTATTGTTTTCTGTTCCTTCTGTAAAAGGTGTAGAGTTTGGTTTAGGTTTTAAACTTACAGATATGTATGGTTCTCAAAGTAATGATGAAATGTATTATGAAGGGATTCAAGTTAAGAGTAAAACAAATAATAATGGGGGAATCATTGGAGGTATTACAACTGGAATGCCAATAATTTTCAAAGTAGCAATAAAGCCAACACCATCAATTAGTAGACAACAGAACACTGTTAATATAAAATACAAAAAAGATGATATTTTATCTATTAAAGGCAGACATGACCCTTGTATAGTTCAAAGGGCCATACCTGTAATAGAAGCAGTAACGGCTATTGGAATTTTTGATTTGATGAAAGGACGATAA
- a CDS encoding 3-dehydroquinate synthase yields MEKKLLVNLKENSYNIFIKKNILENIGEEIKKIYSGNKIFIVTDENVSKLYLNEVRSNLSESGFEIKSIVLKSGEETKSFNTLPKIYDSLLDFKLTRKDLIITLGGGVIGDLGGFSAATFLRGVNFIQIPTSLLAQVDSSVGGKVGVDLERGKNLVGSFYQPKAVFIDPNVLLSLPEKFYRDGMAEVIKYGCIRDKTFFDKLLSLKNREEVMQHIEYIIHKCCLIKKTVVEADERDFGDRMLLNFGHTLGHAIEKHYNFTGYTHGEAVGIGMYKITLESEKIGVTKKGTSELIKTILMNYNLPYEIELSDSKSIIDAISLDKKNLGDTLKIILLKDIGESIIYNTTSKFFQEVK; encoded by the coding sequence GTGGAAAAAAAATTATTAGTAAATTTAAAAGAGAATAGCTACAATATATTTATTAAAAAAAATATACTAGAAAATATAGGAGAAGAAATAAAAAAAATATATTCTGGGAATAAAATTTTTATTGTAACTGACGAAAATGTATCAAAATTATATTTAAATGAAGTGAGAAGTAATTTGAGTGAATCTGGATTTGAAATTAAATCTATAGTATTAAAATCAGGTGAAGAAACAAAGTCATTTAACACTCTTCCTAAAATATACGATAGTCTACTTGACTTTAAGTTAACTAGAAAAGATTTGATTATTACTTTAGGCGGAGGGGTAATAGGTGATTTAGGTGGATTTTCAGCAGCAACTTTTTTGAGAGGTGTAAACTTTATTCAAATTCCAACATCTCTATTAGCACAAGTTGATAGTTCTGTAGGTGGAAAGGTTGGAGTTGACCTTGAGAGGGGTAAAAACTTAGTGGGAAGCTTTTATCAACCTAAAGCTGTATTTATTGACCCAAATGTATTATTATCACTTCCAGAAAAATTCTATAGAGATGGAATGGCAGAAGTTATAAAGTATGGATGTATAAGAGATAAAACTTTTTTTGATAAGCTTTTAAGTTTGAAAAATAGAGAAGAAGTAATGCAACATATAGAATACATTATACATAAATGTTGCCTTATTAAAAAAACTGTAGTTGAAGCTGATGAAAGAGATTTTGGAGATAGAATGCTTCTAAACTTTGGTCATACATTAGGTCATGCTATTGAGAAACACTACAATTTTACGGGATACACTCATGGAGAAGCCGTTGGTATAGGAATGTATAAGATAACTTTGGAAAGTGAAAAGATAGGAGTTACAAAAAAAGGTACATCAGAACTTATAAAAACAATTTTAATGAACTATAATTTACCGTATGAGATTGAATTAAGTGATAGCAAATCTATAATAGATGCTATATCTCTTGATAAAAAAAATCTAGGTGATACATTAAAAATAATACTTTTAAAGGATATTGGAGAGAGTATTATATATAATACTACTTCTAAATTTTTTCAGGAGGTAAAATAA
- a CDS encoding bifunctional diguanylate cyclase/phosphodiesterase — translation MIVTIIGWIILSLLFLGIIIYILYSKAKSQKTIEKIAYTDSVTGYSNWKKFEYDVTNLLRKTSQDNKHAMVIFDIDKFKAINDIYGHKRGNLILKNIADTLNELTDSNETFARVSADNFNILLTYNTKEDIINTIKKIMINNELVNLSFGIYEIKDKALSVSAYSDRASLAKSSIKNNRDVNFAFFNDKLREKLLLEDKIEKEMEYALENGQFVMYLQPKYNIKLDKFCGSEALVRWQYTEKEVIYPGDFIPIFEKNGFIRKIDMYILEQACKEIRSLFDKGISPLPISVNFSRVDFLKEDFISKIVNICDRYKIPYSLIEIEITESSMFEDTDTLFNVSRNLQDIGFIVSMDDFGSGYSSVNMLKNIPLNVIKLDRGFFSDDKDADKSQIVIKSIVSLIKQLGIRVVAEGIETKSQIEMLKEANCDIVQGYYFSKPLPVKEFEKLVYKI, via the coding sequence ATGATAGTTACAATTATTGGATGGATTATACTTTCACTTTTATTTTTAGGCATCATAATTTATATACTGTACTCAAAGGCAAAAAGTCAAAAAACTATAGAAAAAATAGCATATACAGATTCTGTGACAGGTTATTCCAATTGGAAAAAGTTTGAATATGATGTCACAAACTTATTGAGGAAAACATCACAAGATAATAAGCATGCAATGGTTATATTTGATATTGATAAATTTAAAGCAATTAATGATATATATGGTCATAAAAGGGGAAATTTAATCTTAAAAAACATTGCCGATACTTTAAATGAATTGACTGATAGCAATGAAACTTTTGCTCGTGTAAGTGCTGATAATTTTAACATATTATTAACATATAATACAAAAGAGGATATAATAAATACTATAAAAAAGATTATGATAAATAATGAACTTGTAAACTTATCTTTTGGAATTTATGAAATTAAAGATAAGGCTCTATCTGTAAGTGCATATAGTGATAGAGCTTCGCTTGCAAAATCTTCAATAAAAAATAATCGTGATGTAAACTTTGCATTTTTTAATGATAAATTAAGAGAGAAATTGTTACTTGAAGATAAGATAGAAAAAGAAATGGAGTATGCTCTTGAAAATGGTCAATTCGTAATGTATCTACAACCAAAATATAATATTAAATTAGATAAATTTTGTGGAAGTGAAGCCCTAGTCAGATGGCAATATACAGAAAAAGAAGTCATATATCCAGGTGATTTTATACCTATATTTGAAAAAAACGGATTTATTAGAAAGATTGATATGTACATATTAGAACAAGCTTGTAAAGAAATTAGGTCTTTATTTGATAAAGGAATTTCACCTCTACCTATATCTGTAAATTTCTCAAGAGTTGATTTTTTAAAAGAAGACTTCATTTCAAAAATAGTAAATATATGTGATAGATATAAAATACCATATAGTTTAATAGAGATTGAAATTACTGAATCTAGTATGTTTGAAGATACTGATACTTTATTTAATGTAAGTAGAAATCTACAGGATATTGGTTTTATAGTTTCAATGGATGATTTTGGGTCGGGATATTCTTCTGTAAATATGCTTAAAAATATACCATTAAATGTAATAAAATTAGATAGAGGTTTTTTTAGTGATGATAAAGATGCTGATAAGAGTCAAATTGTTATAAAAAGCATAGTCTCTCTAATTAAACAATTAGGAATAAGAGTTGTTGCTGAAGGAATTGAAACAAAAAGTCAAATAGAAATGTTAAAAGAAGCAAATTGTGATATTGTTCAAGGATATTATTTTTCAAAACCATTACCAGTTAAAGAATTTGAAAAATTAGTCTATAAAATATAG
- the aroA gene encoding 3-phosphoshikimate 1-carboxyvinyltransferase, with protein sequence MGSLKIYPSKLSGEVKIPPSKSMAHRAVICASLSNGKSRISNIDFSDDIIATIRAMTSLGAIIERKEDFLEVSGIFSEEGILNRDNQLNQPKLTIDCNESGSTLRFLVPISLAFDGVKRFIGRGNLGKRPLDTYYEIFDRQNIEYSYKENQLDLIVSGKIKPDEFRVKGNISSQFITGLLFILPTLETDSKIIITTELESKGYLDLTISTMKDFGVEIINNDYKEFIIKGNQIYKARDYKVEGDYSQGAFYLSADAIGEDISILDLREDSLQGDSEVIEILSRMGMEILREDNKIKGIANCLNSTLIDASQCPDIIPVLSVVAALSRGKTTIINAGRLRIKECDRLHAINVELSKLGANIEEKEDSLIIEGVSKLNGGVEVWSHKDHRIAMTLAIASCRCDKPIILKDFECVSKSYPHFFKDFEMLGGRIDEWNMGK encoded by the coding sequence ATGGGAAGTCTAAAAATATATCCAAGTAAATTATCTGGAGAGGTAAAAATTCCACCATCAAAGAGTATGGCACATAGGGCAGTTATTTGTGCATCTTTAAGCAATGGAAAAAGTAGAATTTCTAATATTGATTTTTCTGATGATATTATAGCGACTATAAGAGCTATGACATCATTAGGAGCTATTATAGAAAGAAAAGAAGATTTTTTAGAAGTTTCAGGAATTTTTTCTGAAGAAGGCATTTTAAATAGAGATAATCAGTTGAATCAGCCTAAATTAACAATAGATTGTAATGAATCCGGCTCTACTTTGAGATTTTTAGTACCTATATCTTTAGCATTTGATGGTGTAAAAAGATTTATAGGTAGAGGTAATCTTGGAAAAAGACCACTTGATACTTATTATGAAATATTCGATAGACAGAATATAGAATATAGCTATAAAGAAAATCAATTGGATTTGATTGTATCAGGAAAAATTAAGCCAGATGAATTTAGAGTAAAAGGAAATATAAGTTCGCAGTTTATAACAGGTTTATTATTTATATTACCTACACTAGAGACTGATTCAAAGATAATAATTACAACTGAGTTGGAATCTAAAGGATATTTGGATTTGACTATTTCAACTATGAAAGATTTTGGAGTAGAAATTATAAATAATGACTATAAAGAATTTATTATAAAAGGAAATCAAATCTATAAAGCAAGAGATTATAAAGTGGAAGGAGATTATTCTCAAGGAGCATTTTATTTATCGGCAGATGCTATAGGAGAAGATATTAGTATATTGGACCTTAGAGAAGATTCTCTTCAGGGAGATAGTGAAGTAATTGAGATTTTATCTAGGATGGGTATGGAAATATTAAGAGAAGATAACAAAATCAAAGGAATTGCAAATTGTTTAAATAGTACTTTGATAGATGCATCTCAATGTCCAGATATAATACCTGTATTATCTGTAGTAGCTGCTTTAAGTAGAGGAAAAACCACAATAATTAACGCTGGGAGACTTAGAATTAAAGAATGCGATAGACTTCATGCAATAAATGTTGAGTTAAGTAAACTTGGAGCAAATATAGAAGAGAAAGAAGATAGTTTGATAATCGAAGGAGTAAGTAAGTTAAATGGTGGAGTAGAGGTGTGGAGTCACAAAGACCACAGAATTGCTATGACACTTGCAATTGCCTCTTGTAGATGTGATAAACCAATAATATTAAAAGATTTTGAGTGTGTATCAAAGTCTTATCCACATTTTTTTAAAGACTTTGAGATGCTAGGAGGACGAATTGATGAGTGGAATATGGGGAAATAA
- a CDS encoding shikimate kinase, which translates to MINKTKQKLILIGMPGSGKTTIGKLLAQEYNCSFCDMDDYISQISQKSIAELFTKGEDIFRDYETQACRELSISDKTVISTGGGVIKKDINMEILKETGIIIFIDRPVQKILEDININSRPLLKNGKDRLHNLYNERINLYKKFSDIEILNDKSLNNAVYNITNIISENFKFEFKEK; encoded by the coding sequence ATGATAAATAAAACAAAACAAAAATTGATATTAATAGGTATGCCAGGTAGTGGAAAGACTACAATTGGTAAACTTTTGGCTCAAGAGTATAATTGTAGTTTTTGCGATATGGATGATTATATAAGTCAAATATCCCAAAAAAGCATAGCAGAATTGTTTACAAAAGGAGAAGATATTTTTAGAGATTATGAGACTCAAGCATGTAGGGAACTTTCTATAAGTGATAAAACAGTGATATCTACAGGTGGAGGTGTAATAAAAAAGGATATCAATATGGAGATATTAAAAGAAACAGGTATAATAATTTTTATTGATAGACCTGTACAAAAGATTTTAGAAGATATAAATATTAATTCAAGACCCTTATTAAAAAACGGAAAAGATAGATTGCATAATCTTTATAATGAGAGAATAAATCTTTATAAAAAATTCTCAGATATAGAAATTTTAAATGATAAATCATTAAATAATGCTGTATATAATATTACAAATATAATCAGTGAAAATTTTAAGTTTGAATTTAAAGAAAAATAA
- the aroE gene encoding shikimate dehydrogenase, with product MNFFGLVGEKLSHSVSPQIHKRIFEILNIESAYKNFEISKEDIYKLDGAIKLLGIQGVNVTVPYKERIMKHLDFISSEAKRIGAVNTILLRENMLYGYNTDYFGLDSMFKMLNIDVLGKVAVILGTGGASKAALTYLLDSGIEKVYVATRKKDNKKLLNSKAILIDYEELKCITGDIILNATPVGMYPNVGISPVPKSIIQNFDTLIDLIYNPGETEFLRIGNSIGKKTCDGLYMLVGQAIKSQEIWQDTKIDNSILDVIYNELKLEFFKGNYYDK from the coding sequence ATGAATTTTTTTGGTCTAGTAGGTGAAAAACTTTCTCATAGTGTTTCACCTCAAATTCACAAGAGAATATTTGAGATACTAAATATTGAAAGTGCATATAAAAACTTTGAAATTTCAAAAGAAGATATATATAAGTTAGATGGTGCTATAAAATTATTGGGAATACAAGGAGTAAATGTTACCGTACCATATAAGGAGCGTATTATGAAGCATCTGGATTTTATATCATCAGAGGCAAAACGTATAGGAGCAGTTAATACAATTTTACTTAGAGAAAATATGTTATATGGTTACAATACAGATTACTTTGGTCTTGATAGTATGTTTAAAATGCTTAATATTGATGTTCTAGGAAAAGTAGCTGTTATATTAGGAACTGGTGGCGCTTCTAAAGCAGCTCTTACATATCTTCTTGATTCTGGCATAGAGAAGGTTTATGTTGCCACTAGAAAAAAGGATAATAAAAAATTATTAAATAGTAAAGCTATATTGATAGACTATGAAGAACTTAAATGTATAACAGGTGATATAATATTAAATGCTACACCAGTAGGTATGTACCCTAATGTAGGAATTTCACCAGTGCCAAAATCTATTATACAAAATTTTGATACATTAATAGATTTGATTTACAATCCTGGAGAAACAGAGTTTTTAAGGATTGGTAATAGTATAGGTAAAAAAACTTGTGATGGCTTGTATATGTTGGTAGGGCAAGCAATAAAATCTCAGGAAATTTGGCAAGATACTAAAATAGATAATAGTATTTTAGATGTCATATATAATGAATTAAAATTAGAATTTTTTAAGGGGAATTATTATGATAAATAA
- a CDS encoding prephenate dehydrogenase produces MNIVIVGLGVIGGSFAKALKKAGYENVFGVDVDLETLKKAEKARIIKKGCTTGEELFKKADLIILSIYPRLVVDFLNNNKSFFKKGTIITDTTGIKETLINDVLQIIPDDIDFIFGHPMAGREKKGIDFASEQVFNGANYIITPTGRNNVKNLELVENLVLEIGFKRVKKLTSQKHDEIIAFTSQLPHVMAVALINSDEEGRDTGKFIGDSYRDLTRIANMNEDLWSELFLGNRDNLLKVIENFESEINLVKDAIFNDDKNKLIEYFKKSSIRREALEK; encoded by the coding sequence ATGAATATTGTTATTGTAGGACTAGGAGTGATAGGAGGCTCTTTTGCCAAAGCATTAAAAAAAGCTGGATATGAAAATGTATTTGGGGTAGACGTAGATTTAGAAACTTTAAAGAAAGCAGAAAAAGCAAGAATCATAAAAAAAGGATGTACTACAGGTGAAGAGTTATTTAAAAAAGCTGATTTAATTATATTATCTATATATCCTAGATTAGTTGTAGATTTTTTGAATAATAATAAAAGCTTTTTTAAAAAAGGAACTATAATTACTGATACTACAGGAATAAAAGAAACACTTATCAATGATGTATTGCAAATTATTCCAGATGATATAGATTTTATATTTGGTCATCCTATGGCAGGTAGGGAAAAAAAGGGAATTGATTTTGCAAGTGAACAGGTTTTTAATGGTGCAAATTACATAATTACTCCAACTGGCAGAAATAACGTAAAGAATTTAGAATTAGTTGAAAATTTAGTTTTAGAGATAGGATTCAAAAGAGTAAAAAAGCTAACTTCACAAAAGCATGATGAGATTATAGCTTTTACATCTCAGCTACCTCATGTTATGGCAGTTGCTCTTATAAATAGTGATGAAGAAGGTAGAGATACAGGTAAATTTATTGGAGATAGCTATAGAGACTTAACTAGAATTGCAAATATGAATGAAGATTTATGGAGTGAACTTTTTTTAGGAAATAGAGATAATTTACTAAAAGTTATAGAAAATTTTGAATCAGAAATAAACTTAGTAAAAGATGCTATCTTCAATGATGATAAAAATAAATTGATAGAATATTTTAAAAAATCATCAATAAGAAGAGAGGCTTTAGAAAAATAA